Below is a genomic region from Persicimonas caeni.
TGTCGGCGTCATCAGCCTGCTTCCGGGCACCTTGGCCGCCTCGCTGGAGGGGGACAGCATCGAGGTGCACGTGGTCGATCGCACCATGGCCATCGACGCGCAGTTGGCCGAGCTCGAGGCCAAAGTTGCCCGGGTCTTCGGCGAGGAGCTGGCGCCTCGCGCCGGCCGGGACGGTCCGTCATGACAGGGATGACCGGGTTCTATGCGCTGGTGGTGATCTGTCTGCTCGCTACCGTGGTCGCCGGGCTGGTGCGCGTGATCGGCGGGCCGACGCGCGTCGACCGCATGCTCGCCGCTCAGCTCTTCGGCACCTCCGGGGTCGCTCTCATTTTGCTCATCGCCCATATCGAGGAGGTCGAGGGGTTGGTCGACGTGGCGTTAGTCCTCTCGTTGCTCACCGTGCTCGCTGCCGTGGCGTTTGTGCGCCGGGCGTGGGAGTAGGCGAGGTCGCGGGTCGCGGCGCGTGGGTCGTGAGGTTGCGAATGAATGGGGAGGTAGCGTGGTGGTGCTCGATTGGTTGGCGGCGATTCTGATGACGCTGGGGCTGGTCTTCTTTCTGGCCGGCACCGTCGGGTTGCTGCGCTTTCCGGACGTCTACACTCGTCTGCACACGGTGACCAAGGCCGACAATGTCGGGCTCGGGCTGATCATCTTCGGGCTGGCCGTCGACGCCCAGAGTGTGTGGGAGGTCGTCGAACTCTTTCTCGTGTGGGGGCTGGTGATGGTCGCCAGCACCACCGCCGCGCACCTGATCTCGCGTCGGGCGCTCGCCCAGGGGATCACCCCTTGGAAGGAGTCATCGTGAGCGATGTGATGCTGGTGGTGGACCTCGGGTTGGGCCTGGTGTTGCTCGGGCTGGTCGCGCGCATGCTCGGCTCGGCCAGACGCTTCGAGATGGTCGTGCTCTACATCACCTTCGGCGTGACCATGTCGCTGACCTGGGTGCGCCTGCACGCCACCGACCTGGCCTTGGTCGAGGCCGCCATCGGCGCCGGGCTGACCGGGGCGCTTCTGCTCGACACGCTCGGCCGTCTCGAGGCGGGCCAACGCGGCGTCGAGCCCGACCAGATCGACGCTGACCAGATCGACGCCGACCCGAATGAGGCCGACCTCAATAAGGCCGACAAGGGAGACGCGACATGAATCGTCTCGCCACAGATCGCGCCTCGTCGGTGAGTTGGCCCATCCGGCTGCTCGCCGCCGTTGCGCTGTTGGCGGTCGGCAGCGCCGTCGCTTGGACCATCATCACCACGCCCGACTCGCCCGGGTTGGCCGAGCCGGTGGGGGCGCAACTCGAAAATATCGGGGTGAGCAACCCCGTAACCGCCGTACTGCTCGACCTGCGTGCCTACGACACGCTGCTCGAGGTGGTCGTGCTCTTCATGGCGCTGGTGGCGGTGTGGTCGCTTCGTGCCCCGTCGCGCAGCTTGGCCGGACCCGCCAGCGCCGCGCTTCGCTCGGTGGTCTCCCTGTTGACCCCGCTGATGATCATCGTCGGCGGCTACCTGCTGTGGAAGGGCGCGTTCGCCCCGGGCGGGGCGTTTCAGGCCGGGGCAGTCATCGCCTCGGCCGGCGTGTTGCTCTTGCTCTCGGAGCTGCCGGCGCTGCGCACCCGTCGAATGGTCGCGCTGCGCACCGGCGTTGCCGCCGGGGTCTTTGTCTTTGCAGGGATCGGCCTGGGTTGCATCGCCGTCGGCGCACGCTTCTTGGAGTATCCCGACGGCTGGTCCAAGACGCTCATCTTGGTCATCGAGGCGGTCAGCACCGTCTCGATCGCGCTCGTCTTGGTGGGCGTCTTCGCCGGCAATCCCCACGTGCTCACGAGTGGGTACGACGAAGACCGACCCGTGGGGGAATCATGACGCGCGCCACGATCTATGCGGTGGTGGGCATCGCCATCTTTTTGCTCGGGCTCTACGCCGTTATCGCCCGCGTCGACCTGCTTCGTCGCGTGGTGGCCGCCAATGTGATGGCCGCCGGGGTCTTCCTGTTCTACGTCGCCATGGCCGCCCCGACACCGATGGCGCCGCCCGACCCGGTGCCCCAGGCGATGGTGCTCACCGGCATCGTCGTGTCGGTCAGCGCCACTGCGCTCGGCCTGGCGTTGGTGCGCTATGTGCGCGCAGCCACCGGCGAGGCCAAGCTGCCCGAAGACCGACACACTTGAGCACACGAGGCGACTGCATGGACGCAATTCCCTGGGTCATAGGCTGTGTGACCGTGCCGATTCTGGGCGCGCTGGTGGCGTTTGTCGTCAGGGAGCGCTGGGTAGCGTCGGTGGGGGGGCTGACCAGTGTGCTCGTAACCGCCTGCGCGGGGATGCTGGTCTGGCAGACGAGCCGGGTGGGGGCGTTCGACTATCCGGTCGGCGGGTGGGGCGCACCTTTGGGCATCGAACTGTCCGTCGACGGGCTGTCGGTGCTCATGGTCGCGATGACGAGCGTGGTTGGCTTCTTCGTCAGCGTCTATGCGTGGAGCTACTTTTCCCCGTCGAGCGAACCTGGGCCCGGCCCGTCGCAGGCCGTCGAGGCGCACGCTCATCATCTGCAGGAGCACAAGCGTCGCTACTTTTGGCCGCTGTGGCTCCTCTTGTGGGGCGGACTGCACGCTCTTTTCGTCTCCAGTGATATCTTCAACCTGTACGTCACCCTCGAAGTGGTGGGCCTGTCGGCGGTCAGCTTGGTGGCGGTGGCCGGCGAGAAGGCCTCGGGCGCGGCGATGCGCTACCTGCTGGTGACGCTGGTCGGCTCGATGCTCTATCTGCTCGGCGTCGGGGTGCTGTACGCCACCTACAGCACCGTCGACATCGACCTTCTGTCCCAGCAGGTCGTCTCCGGCGCGTCGGCCTGGACTGCGCTGGGGCTGATGGCGGCCGGTCTGGTGCTCAAGACAGCGCTGTTCCCGGCGCATTTCTGGCTACCCGGGGCGCACTCCTCGGCGCCCAGCCCGGTCAGCGCGCTGCTCAGCGGGTTGGTCGTCACCTCGTCGTTTTACCTGCTGGTGCGGCTGTGGCTCGACGTCTTCGGCGCAGTCGTCGTCCTCAACGTCGCGCTGGTGCTGGCCTCGCTCGGTCTCTTTGCGATCGTGTGGGGGAGCGTGCAGGCCCTGCTCCAGTCACGCCTCAAGCTGCTTGTCGCATATTCGACGGTCGCCCAACTGGGCTACTTGTTCATCATCTTTGCCCCGGCGCTCGCCGGCGGTGAGGCTGCCTGGCGAGGCGGCATTCTGTACGCGCTGTCCCACGCCTGCGCCAAGGCGGCGATGTTCATGGCCGCCGGCAGCTTCGTGTACGCGCTGGGGGATGACGAGATCGACGCGCTTTGTGGCACCGGACAGCGCCTCTTCTGGACCTTCGCCGCCTTCGCGTTGGCCGGGATTACCTTGATGGGATTGCCTCCCAGCGGCGGCTTTGTAGGGAAATGGCTCATCGCTCGCGCGGCCATCGAGGCCGAGCAGTGGGTCATCGTCGTGGCGGTCTTTTTGGGCGGGCTGCTGACCGCAGGCTACGTGTTCAAGGTCGTCCAGATGGCCTTCGTGTCGGCGCCGGAGACATCGACCACCGAGGTGCGACCGCTCCCCTTGCCAATGCAGTGGGCGCCGATGTTGCTCGCGCTCGCCGCAATCGTGCTCGGCTTTTGGGCCCACGAGCCCCTGGCGCTCCTCGAAGTCGGCAACCCGTTCGGCGACATGTATGAGGCCGCCGTCGGGGCAACCAACGCAGCCCAGGGGGCTCCATGAACCCACCCATCGACTGGAATTGGTGGCTGCCCCTGTTGGTCGTGCTCAGCTCGTTTGTGCCCGGGGTGCTGATCTTTTTCCTTCGCGGTGCCCACCGCCAGGCGCGTGGCGTGCTCAACCTGGGCGCGGCGGTCCTCAAAATCGTCCTCATCGGCGTGATGCTGTGGGGCGTGTTCAGCGGCATCGAGTACGAGACACGCATCGAGGTCATCCCCAACTTCGACCTGGTGCTCGACTCCTCACCGTTGGCGATGCTCTTCGTGACGCTGTCGGGAGTGTTGTGGCTGGTCACGACCGTCTATGCCATTGGCTACCTGGAGCACTCGACCAACCGCAGCCGCTTCTTTGGCTTCTTCAGCCTCTGCGTGAGCGCCACCACCGGCATCGCGCTGGCCGGCAACCTGTTCAGCTTCATCATCTTCTACGAATTCCTCACGCTGACGACCTATCCGTTGGTCGTACACAACCAGACCGACGAGGCCCGCCGCGCCGGGCGCATCTACTTGGCCTACACGCTGGGCGGCGGCGCGCTCTTGCTATTGGGGATCATTTGGCTGCACGGCGCCTACGGAGCCTTCGACTTCGCCGATCCGGGCGCGCTCGACCAGATGGGGGTGGCCCCATCGCCGACGCTGGCGGTCATCTTCTTCGTCATGGTCGCCGGTCTGGGGGTCAAAGCGGCCATCGTGCCGCTACACAGTTGGCTGCCGAGGGCCATGGTCGCCCCCGCGCCCGTCAGCGCGCTGCTGCATGCCGTCGCGGTGGTCAAAGCCGGCGCGTTCGGCATCGTGCGGGTGGTCTACAACGTCTACGGGGTCGACCTGGTGGCCGACCTGGGCGTGCACCGCCCGCTGGCGGTCGCCGCCGGGATCACCATCATCTACGGCTCGGTGCTCGCACTGTATCAAGACGGGCTCAAGCGCATGCTCGCCTTTTCGACGGTCAGCCAGCTCTCCTACATCATGCTGGGCGTGGCCACGCTGGGGCCGTTGGCCACCATCGGCGGGCTGGTTCATCTGGTCCACCAGGGTCTCATGAAGATCACGCTCTTCTTTTGCGCCGGGGCCTTCGACGAGACGCTCGGGGTCAAGCTCATCAGCAAGATGGGCGGGGTAGGGCGGCGCATGCCGCTGACCATGATCGCCTTTACCGTGGCCGCGTTGGGGATGATCGGGCTGCCGCCTTTGGCCGGCTTTATCAGCAAGTGGTACCTCGGCATGGGGGCGGCCGCCGCCGGCGACGAATGGGCCATCTGGGTGTTGGTGGCCAGCACGTTGCTCAACGCGGGGTACTTTTTGCCAGTGGTCTACACCGGCTGGTTCGGCACGCCCTCGGGTGATTGGGACGAGCACCAGACCTCGTCGCGCTTCGAGACCGCGCCGAGCCTGTTGTTGCCGACGCTGGCGACCGCGTTCTTGGTCGTCTTCGTGGGGATTTTCGCCAACACCATCGTCAGCCCGCTCGCCTGGGTCGAGATCATCAGTGAACAACTGTACTGACCTGTCGTGAATGATTGCTTGGACGTGGACACGCCATGCTGGTTGCACTGTTCGACAATTTAGAGATCGTCGAGCCCACGCTGTTGGTGGTGATCTCGCTGCCGCTGCTGGTGGCCGCCGGGTTGGCGTTCGACGACACACGCCGCGCAGCATCGCTGTTGGCGCCTTGGATGGCGCTGCCGGCGGTGCTGCTCAGTGTGGTCGTCTCGCCCGGTCACAGCGAGATGCTCGACTGGCTGGTGCTGGGCACGCTGCTCTCCTACGACGAGATCGGCCGCCTCTTTCTGTTCTTCACCGGCTGGATCTGGCTGTTGGCGGGCCTCTTTGCCAACTACTCCCTCGACGAGAAGGAGCGCAATGCCTTCTGGGCGTTCTACCTGCTCGCCCTGAGTGGCAACTTGGGCGTGGCGTTGGCGCGTGATTTGCCCGGATTCTTGTTCTTCTTCAGCTTGATGGGCTTTGCCTCCTACGGGCTGGTGCTGCACCGCCGGGACAAAGCGGCGATCCGAGCCGCTCGCGTCTATATCGTGTTGTTGGTCGTCGGCGAGGGCTTGCTGTACGCCGCGGCGGTCCTGGCCGCCATCAACGCCGACTCCTTCGAGGCCGCGGCCATCGCCGACGCCGTGGCGCGCTCGCCGCAATCCGAGCTGATCGTGGTGCTCTTCTTCGCCGGGTTCGCCACCAAGGCGGGCATCTTCCCGCTGCACATCTCGCTGCCGCCGGCCTATGACGCCGCCCCGGCGTCGGCCGGCGCGGTGCTCAGCGGGGCGATGAGCAAAGCGGGCGTGCTCGGCTGGATGCTCTTCTTGCCCGTAGGCCTCGACGTCTCGCCAGTCATGGGGCCAGACACGGTGTCTGACACCATGTCGAGCGCCATATCAAACGCCGGCCTGCTCTTTTTGCTCGCCGGGCTCTTCTCGGTCTACTACGGCGTGGTCGTGGGGTTGGCCCAACGCACGCCCAAGGCGCTGCTGGCCTACTCGAGCATCAGCCAGATCGGCTACATGGCCCTGCTCATCGGCGTGGGCCTGCAGAGCGGCCAGATGTGGGAGGCCGCACTGGTCGCCACCGCGGTCTACGCCTTGCACCACGGCCTCAACAAAGGCGCGCTCTTCTTGAGCGTGCGCATCTGCGAAGATGGCGTCTCGGGACGCTGGCCTCGCCGGCTGCTTCTGGGCGGTCTTCTGCTTCCGTCGCT
It encodes:
- a CDS encoding monovalent cation/H+ antiporter complex subunit F; translated protein: MTGMTGFYALVVICLLATVVAGLVRVIGGPTRVDRMLAAQLFGTSGVALILLIAHIEEVEGLVDVALVLSLLTVLAAVAFVRRAWE
- the mnhG gene encoding monovalent cation/H(+) antiporter subunit G, with translation MVLDWLAAILMTLGLVFFLAGTVGLLRFPDVYTRLHTVTKADNVGLGLIIFGLAVDAQSVWEVVELFLVWGLVMVASTTAAHLISRRALAQGITPWKESS
- a CDS encoding DUF4040 domain-containing protein; amino-acid sequence: MSDVMLVVDLGLGLVLLGLVARMLGSARRFEMVVLYITFGVTMSLTWVRLHATDLALVEAAIGAGLTGALLLDTLGRLEAGQRGVEPDQIDADQIDADPNEADLNKADKGDAT
- a CDS encoding MnhB domain-containing protein, producing the protein MNRLATDRASSVSWPIRLLAAVALLAVGSAVAWTIITTPDSPGLAEPVGAQLENIGVSNPVTAVLLDLRAYDTLLEVVVLFMALVAVWSLRAPSRSLAGPASAALRSVVSLLTPLMIIVGGYLLWKGAFAPGGAFQAGAVIASAGVLLLLSELPALRTRRMVALRTGVAAGVFVFAGIGLGCIAVGARFLEYPDGWSKTLILVIEAVSTVSIALVLVGVFAGNPHVLTSGYDEDRPVGES
- a CDS encoding NADH-quinone oxidoreductase subunit K, with the translated sequence MTRATIYAVVGIAIFLLGLYAVIARVDLLRRVVAANVMAAGVFLFYVAMAAPTPMAPPDPVPQAMVLTGIVVSVSATALGLALVRYVRAATGEAKLPEDRHT
- a CDS encoding complex I subunit 5 family protein, encoding MDAIPWVIGCVTVPILGALVAFVVRERWVASVGGLTSVLVTACAGMLVWQTSRVGAFDYPVGGWGAPLGIELSVDGLSVLMVAMTSVVGFFVSVYAWSYFSPSSEPGPGPSQAVEAHAHHLQEHKRRYFWPLWLLLWGGLHALFVSSDIFNLYVTLEVVGLSAVSLVAVAGEKASGAAMRYLLVTLVGSMLYLLGVGVLYATYSTVDIDLLSQQVVSGASAWTALGLMAAGLVLKTALFPAHFWLPGAHSSAPSPVSALLSGLVVTSSFYLLVRLWLDVFGAVVVLNVALVLASLGLFAIVWGSVQALLQSRLKLLVAYSTVAQLGYLFIIFAPALAGGEAAWRGGILYALSHACAKAAMFMAAGSFVYALGDDEIDALCGTGQRLFWTFAAFALAGITLMGLPPSGGFVGKWLIARAAIEAEQWVIVVAVFLGGLLTAGYVFKVVQMAFVSAPETSTTEVRPLPLPMQWAPMLLALAAIVLGFWAHEPLALLEVGNPFGDMYEAAVGATNAAQGAP
- a CDS encoding proton-conducting transporter transmembrane domain-containing protein yields the protein MNPPIDWNWWLPLLVVLSSFVPGVLIFFLRGAHRQARGVLNLGAAVLKIVLIGVMLWGVFSGIEYETRIEVIPNFDLVLDSSPLAMLFVTLSGVLWLVTTVYAIGYLEHSTNRSRFFGFFSLCVSATTGIALAGNLFSFIIFYEFLTLTTYPLVVHNQTDEARRAGRIYLAYTLGGGALLLLGIIWLHGAYGAFDFADPGALDQMGVAPSPTLAVIFFVMVAGLGVKAAIVPLHSWLPRAMVAPAPVSALLHAVAVVKAGAFGIVRVVYNVYGVDLVADLGVHRPLAVAAGITIIYGSVLALYQDGLKRMLAFSTVSQLSYIMLGVATLGPLATIGGLVHLVHQGLMKITLFFCAGAFDETLGVKLISKMGGVGRRMPLTMIAFTVAALGMIGLPPLAGFISKWYLGMGAAAAGDEWAIWVLVASTLLNAGYFLPVVYTGWFGTPSGDWDEHQTSSRFETAPSLLLPTLATAFLVVFVGIFANTIVSPLAWVEIISEQLY
- a CDS encoding proton-conducting transporter transmembrane domain-containing protein; its protein translation is MLVALFDNLEIVEPTLLVVISLPLLVAAGLAFDDTRRAASLLAPWMALPAVLLSVVVSPGHSEMLDWLVLGTLLSYDEIGRLFLFFTGWIWLLAGLFANYSLDEKERNAFWAFYLLALSGNLGVALARDLPGFLFFFSLMGFASYGLVLHRRDKAAIRAARVYIVLLVVGEGLLYAAAVLAAINADSFEAAAIADAVARSPQSELIVVLFFAGFATKAGIFPLHISLPPAYDAAPASAGAVLSGAMSKAGVLGWMLFLPVGLDVSPVMGPDTVSDTMSSAISNAGLLFLLAGLFSVYYGVVVGLAQRTPKALLAYSSISQIGYMALLIGVGLQSGQMWEAALVATAVYALHHGLNKGALFLSVRICEDGVSGRWPRRLLLGGLLLPSLALAGAPLTTGAVAKNALKKSLDVDMLTVGAWFETLIVVGSVGTALLLARFIFLVWPAPPEERARVTDTPHQNPPRGLWIPWGLSLVSIIVVPWVFPWDEMQTLTADVLSWSKIWGEVWPLLVATLLVIVTVRAFRRYMWGQVVRIPPGDLLLPLGWLTLFLLHSTGRVLDWVQREADLIQERTIHFVTRPTGLASKSREFEAWLTSFHVGITLVVVLAAALIALAAVWP